Below is a window of Diaminobutyricibacter sp. McL0608 DNA.
GCCCGTCAGGCGGGTGTCTCGCATCAGACGGTGACCAGATTCCTCAACGGGTTCGAGGGGATTCGCCCCGAGACGCGTGAAAAAGTTCAGGCGGCTCTCGCTGAGTTGAATTACCGTCCGAACGGCGCCGCGCGCTGGTTGAGGTCGCGACAGTCGAACAGGATCGGTGTTCTCGCTCACCGCATGGAGCTTTCGGGTCCGGGCCGCATAATCGTGGGCGCGAACGCCGCGGCGCGCAGCCGTGGGTTCGTGCTCGACATCGCGTCGATGGACGGCGAAGACGCCGCCTCGGTCGATGCCGCTCTCGATCTGGTGATGGAGCACCAGATCGCCGGCGTGTTCGCTACGGCACAGACTGATGTTGTGCGGGCGGCGGTCGCAAACCGCGCCATCGACATCCCGATCGCCATCGACTCCGGCGAGGGTCTGGCCTCGGCGGGCGATAATCCGCGCGCGCACCCGGGCCTGCTGGCGGCTGCGCACCTGGCCGAGCTCGGTCATCGACGGGTTGCGTTCGTGAACGGGCCGAGCATGTGGATCGCTTCGGGGGAGCGTCGGACGGGGTTCCTCGACGAGGTGGCCGCGCGTGGTCTCGAGCTGGTGTGGGAAACGGAAGGCGACTGGTCTGCCGAGTCGGGCTACCGCGCGTCGCGGGAGCTCCCAGAGGATGTGACGGCGGTCGCGCTTGCAAATGACAGCATGGCGATCGGTTTCATCTTCGGTCTCGCCGAGCGAGGCATCCGGGTGCCCGAGGGCGTCAGTGTGATCGGGATGGACGACTCCCCCGAGTCGCGTTTCCACCTGCCATCGCTGTCGACCATCCGCCTCGACTTCGAGGGGGAGGGTGCGTACCTGATGAATGTTCTCATCGCGAACATCGAGGGCGAAAGCGTCGCCGACGTCCCTGGCTACGAACTGCCTGAGCTTGTAGCTCGCGGTTCCACTGCGCCCATCGCTGCAAAATAACCATCTGGTCACGACCCTTGTGCCAGTGTCGCAAGGCTGTGTAGCGTGACAGTCATCCAAAATGTTGTCGACAACATTGCTCGCCCAGGCTTGGAATGTTGTCGACAACAGCGAAATCTCGCAGAAGGTCGACGATGACTCAGATCCCTCAGTTCTCTGGTGTGCTCTTCGGAGCTGCCTACTACGCCGAGTACCAGGAAGAGGGGACGCTCGATCGTGACCTCGACCTGATGGTGGAGGCGGGATTCACTGTCATCCGGGTGGGCGAGTCGGTCTGGTCGACGTGGGAGCCGCGAAACGGTGAGTTCGACCTGGACTGGCTGCAGCCGGTGTTGGACGGGGCGCACGCGAGGGGCATCTCAGTCGTCCTCGGCACGCCGACGTACGCGATCCCGCCGTGGTTGCAGACGTTGCACCCCGAGATCGCCGCCATCGCCGCCGACGGCCACCCGATCGGATGGGGAGCGCGTCAGGAGATGGACCAGTCGATCCCCGTCTACCGCTGGTACGCCGAACGGATCATCCGCAAAGTCATCGCGCGCTACGCCGATCATCCGGCCGTGATCGGTTACCAGGTCGACAACGAGCCCGGCAACAACCTGGCGCACAACGAAACCACCTTCCAGGCGTTCGTCGCCTGGCTGCGCGCCCGCTACGGCACAGTCGAGCGCCTCAACGAGGAGTGGGGTCTCGTCTACTGGTCGCACCGGATAGCCGAATGGTCCGAACTCTGGCGACCGGGCGGCAACCTGATGCCGCAGTACCAGCTCGAGTGGAGGCGCTTCCAGGGCGAGCAGGCCACCGATCTGATCGCGTGGCAGGCCGGGATCGTCCGCGAGTATGCTCGCGACGAGCAGTTCGTCACGACCTGCATCTCGTACTCGCGGCCGCAGATCTCGGATGACGAGCTCGCCGCCTCGCTTGATATCACCGCGGGCAACCCGTACTACTTGATGCAGGACGGACTCTCCGCCGATGTGGATCTTCCCCGACGGGTCGAATGGTGGCATTCAGGTCCGTGGGCGCTGTTCCAGTGGGGCGACCGGGCTTTCTCTTCGGCGCAGGAGCGATTTCTTGTCACCGAGACGAACGCTCAGTCGATCGGGGGTCCGTGGCAGAACCAGCCGCCGTATCCGGGTCAGATCAAGCAGGCCGCGTTCGCCCTGATCAGCCGAGGCGCCCGCATGATCGAGTACTGGCACTGGCACACCCTGCACTTCGGCGTCGAGACGTATTGGGGCGGCATCCTTCCGCACAGCCAGCGGCCCGGTCGCATCTATCACGAGGTGGCGGAACTCGGGGCAAGCCTCAAACGTATCGGGGGAGCGCTCGACGACTTCGATCCCGACGCGGACGTCCTGATTCTCTACTCGACTGACACAAAATGGTCGTTCGACTTCTTCCCGCCCCTTGCGACGGAAGACGGCGAACCGGACCGGCGCTCGTACGCGCACATCGTCGATGCCTTCTACCGCGGCTTGAGCGAGGTGGGCGCTCAGGTGCGCGTTCAGCACACCCGCCAGTTCGTCGAGCAGGATGCGGCCGCGCTCGTAGCGCGCTATCCGGTCCTCGTTGCCGCGGCGGAATATGTGGCCGATGATGCCACTCTCGATGCGCTTCGCGCTTATGCTGAGGCCGGCGGGCACCTCGTACTCGGCATCCGTACTGGTTACGGCGACGAGCTCGCGCGCGCCCGTCGTGGCGTTGCCCCCGACCGCCTGCACGACGCGGCCGGGGTCTGGTACGACGAGTACAGCAACCTAGCCGAGCCCCTCGCTGTGACAGCGGCTGGCGTCGGCTTCGAACTCGAGCCCGGTTCACAGGCGACCGCCTGGCTCGATGTGCTGAACGTCGACACCGCGGAAGTCCTGGTCGAGTACGAGCCGACCGAGCTCGGGGCGAGCGCCGCGATCACTTCGGCTGCGTTCGGGGCGGGCCGGATAACGTATATCGGCACCGTTCCCAACCGGCCTCTCGCGCGCAGTATCGCCCGCTGGCTGGTGCCGTCCACCGCATCCGGGTACTGGCGTACGGAACTTCCGGTCACGGTCAGTACCGGCCGATCCGGCGACCACTCGGTCGTCTTCGTGCACAACTGGTCGGCAACGACGCACTCGGTGACCGTACCCGACGACTGCACCCACATCGAAACCGGTGAGCCAATCGCTGCCGGATTCCGTTTCATCCTCGAACCGCGCGATGTCGCCGTGTTCGAGGTCACCGGTTCACACGCGTGACCGGATCACCAAGAGAAAGAGAACGCTCATGAGGAAGAAAGCACCGAGAAAAGCGGTCGTGCTTGGCACCGGCCTCCTGGCTGTCGCCCTCGCGCTGACCGGATGCACGGGTGGCGGCGGAACGTCGAATACAACGACCAAGCCGGTATCGCAGTCTGAGATCGACAAGGCGATGACGACACCGACCACGCTCACGTTCTGGACCTGGGTTCCGAACATCAAGGACGAGGTCGCCCTCTTCGAGAAGAAGTACCCGGCGATCAAGGTCGATGTCGAGAACGTCGGTCAGGGAGCTCCGCACTACCAGAAACTGCGTACCGCGCTGAAG
It encodes the following:
- a CDS encoding LacI family DNA-binding transcriptional regulator produces the protein MRRATIYDVARQAGVSHQTVTRFLNGFEGIRPETREKVQAALAELNYRPNGAARWLRSRQSNRIGVLAHRMELSGPGRIIVGANAAARSRGFVLDIASMDGEDAASVDAALDLVMEHQIAGVFATAQTDVVRAAVANRAIDIPIAIDSGEGLASAGDNPRAHPGLLAAAHLAELGHRRVAFVNGPSMWIASGERRTGFLDEVAARGLELVWETEGDWSAESGYRASRELPEDVTAVALANDSMAIGFIFGLAERGIRVPEGVSVIGMDDSPESRFHLPSLSTIRLDFEGEGAYLMNVLIANIEGESVADVPGYELPELVARGSTAPIAAK
- a CDS encoding beta-galactosidase, coding for MTQIPQFSGVLFGAAYYAEYQEEGTLDRDLDLMVEAGFTVIRVGESVWSTWEPRNGEFDLDWLQPVLDGAHARGISVVLGTPTYAIPPWLQTLHPEIAAIAADGHPIGWGARQEMDQSIPVYRWYAERIIRKVIARYADHPAVIGYQVDNEPGNNLAHNETTFQAFVAWLRARYGTVERLNEEWGLVYWSHRIAEWSELWRPGGNLMPQYQLEWRRFQGEQATDLIAWQAGIVREYARDEQFVTTCISYSRPQISDDELAASLDITAGNPYYLMQDGLSADVDLPRRVEWWHSGPWALFQWGDRAFSSAQERFLVTETNAQSIGGPWQNQPPYPGQIKQAAFALISRGARMIEYWHWHTLHFGVETYWGGILPHSQRPGRIYHEVAELGASLKRIGGALDDFDPDADVLILYSTDTKWSFDFFPPLATEDGEPDRRSYAHIVDAFYRGLSEVGAQVRVQHTRQFVEQDAAALVARYPVLVAAAEYVADDATLDALRAYAEAGGHLVLGIRTGYGDELARARRGVAPDRLHDAAGVWYDEYSNLAEPLAVTAAGVGFELEPGSQATAWLDVLNVDTAEVLVEYEPTELGASAAITSAAFGAGRITYIGTVPNRPLARSIARWLVPSTASGYWRTELPVTVSTGRSGDHSVVFVHNWSATTHSVTVPDDCTHIETGEPIAAGFRFILEPRDVAVFEVTGSHA